The Flavobacteriaceae bacterium 3519-10 genome includes a window with the following:
- a CDS encoding SusC, outer membrane protein involved in starch binding yields MRNYTKVLKIAPAFLLAGSILQAQTTDTVRTAEIEQVVLIGYGTQKKEDLTGSISSLTAKDFNVGSTSADQLIQGKAAGVTITGNGGNPGAGSTIRIRGGASLTASNDPLIVIDGIPMDYSGISGAANALALINPNDIESFSILKDASSAAIYGNRASNGVILITTKKGSSGRLKVDFSTMASVSTRMGDQKVLGADAFREYVRANATQQKYIDMLGTANTNWQDKIYQDAWGTDNNVAISGGIKGLPYRLSLGYNEQNGLVKTNEFRRTSVGLNLTPKLFDRHLSINANLKGSMTENRFNAGIIGATQLMDPTKPVYDYSAQGSQVGNFYEWFLPNGELNVNATANPLASLEARRDVSTVLRGIASLQLDYKLHFLPDLHFNVNAGYDYQEGTGAVTEYSGYRSTFFNLGTRRDYKQEKTNQLLETFFNYVKTIEAVNTKVDLVAGYSYQKFNNQLPGAFTYNGDPSYDATEPSRDFEENLVLLSFYGRGIFTIADKYILNGSVRRDGSSRFYNGVDLTNNWGTFYAASGAWKIIDEDFLKDSTVFSDLKLRAGWGETGQQEVGGYYNSFASYNVSDATAQYGFGDQFYLMFRPTQYNDKLTWETTETINAGLDFGILNNRITGSVDWFKKYTSQLQARVSVPAGEFSNTNIKNIGQMETDGVEFQLNVNPVKTEDFNWDFSFNAAHYNPKITQLDDVADGYIIPTGGISGGIGNTVQAHMEHQTPYSFLVYQQVYDSAGKPMEGVYVDRNGDGAITESDKYLYKSTTPDATFGFSTRLNYKNWDFSTSLRAVLGNYVYNNFASQSNVQSIATNDYLQNISSVAASYGFKNVQYWSDIFVEDASFLRMDNLSLGYNFGDIFGTSSNLRVYGMAQNVFVITDYSGVDPEIFGNIDNGFYQRPKVYSLGLNFQF; encoded by the coding sequence GTGAGAAACTATACGAAAGTTTTGAAAATTGCTCCGGCTTTTTTGTTGGCAGGTTCAATACTACAGGCACAGACAACCGATACTGTTAGAACTGCCGAGATTGAGCAGGTCGTACTTATCGGGTACGGTACACAGAAGAAAGAAGACCTTACCGGTTCTATTTCATCACTTACCGCGAAAGACTTCAACGTGGGCTCCACATCGGCAGACCAGCTGATTCAGGGTAAAGCTGCAGGTGTAACCATCACCGGTAACGGCGGAAACCCGGGCGCAGGATCTACGATCAGAATTAGAGGGGGCGCATCGCTGACCGCAAGTAATGATCCTTTGATTGTTATTGATGGTATCCCGATGGACTACTCAGGAATTTCTGGTGCGGCAAACGCTTTAGCACTAATTAACCCGAACGACATTGAATCTTTCAGTATCCTTAAAGATGCATCTTCAGCAGCGATTTATGGTAACAGAGCTTCAAACGGGGTAATTCTTATTACTACCAAAAAAGGTTCATCAGGACGGCTCAAGGTAGATTTCTCCACAATGGCATCGGTCTCCACCCGAATGGGCGACCAGAAAGTGCTTGGTGCAGATGCATTCCGCGAGTATGTGCGGGCCAATGCAACCCAGCAAAAGTATATTGATATGTTAGGAACCGCCAATACAAACTGGCAGGATAAGATTTATCAGGATGCGTGGGGTACAGATAATAACGTGGCGATTTCCGGAGGTATCAAAGGACTTCCTTACCGTTTGTCTTTAGGATATAACGAGCAGAACGGTTTGGTGAAAACTAACGAATTCAGAAGAACTTCGGTAGGTTTAAATTTAACTCCAAAACTTTTCGACAGACATCTTTCGATCAATGCGAACCTTAAAGGGTCAATGACCGAAAACCGCTTCAACGCTGGTATTATCGGGGCGACTCAACTTATGGATCCTACCAAGCCAGTGTACGATTATTCAGCACAGGGCAGTCAGGTAGGTAATTTCTACGAATGGTTCTTACCGAATGGTGAACTTAACGTGAATGCTACCGCTAACCCATTGGCATCACTTGAAGCAAGAAGAGACGTTTCCACCGTTTTACGTGGTATTGCAAGTTTACAGTTAGATTATAAACTGCATTTTCTCCCTGACCTTCATTTTAATGTGAACGCAGGATATGATTATCAGGAAGGCACAGGCGCCGTAACCGAATATTCAGGTTACCGTTCAACCTTCTTCAATTTAGGTACACGCAGAGATTACAAGCAGGAAAAGACCAACCAACTTCTTGAGACTTTCTTCAATTATGTAAAGACTATAGAAGCTGTAAATACTAAAGTTGATTTAGTGGCGGGTTACTCTTATCAGAAATTTAATAATCAGCTTCCGGGTGCATTCACTTATAATGGCGATCCAAGCTACGACGCAACCGAGCCTTCCAGAGATTTCGAAGAGAACCTTGTCTTGCTGAGTTTCTACGGTAGAGGTATCTTCACCATTGCTGATAAATATATTTTGAACGGATCCGTGCGTAGAGACGGTTCTTCAAGATTTTACAATGGAGTAGATTTAACCAATAACTGGGGAACTTTCTACGCTGCTTCAGGAGCCTGGAAAATTATTGATGAAGATTTCCTTAAAGATTCAACCGTGTTTTCTGACCTTAAACTGCGTGCAGGTTGGGGTGAAACCGGCCAGCAGGAAGTTGGAGGCTATTACAACTCGTTCGCTTCCTATAACGTGTCTGATGCTACTGCTCAGTACGGTTTCGGCGATCAGTTTTATCTGATGTTCAGACCAACACAGTATAACGATAAATTAACCTGGGAAACTACCGAAACAATCAATGCAGGTCTTGATTTTGGTATCTTAAACAACAGAATTACCGGTTCGGTAGATTGGTTCAAGAAGTATACAAGCCAATTACAGGCAAGAGTTTCTGTTCCTGCAGGTGAATTCAGCAACACCAATATCAAGAACATCGGTCAGATGGAAACAGATGGTGTTGAATTTCAGCTCAACGTTAACCCTGTGAAAACAGAGGATTTCAACTGGGATTTCAGCTTTAATGCTGCGCACTACAATCCTAAAATTACGCAGTTGGATGATGTGGCCGACGGTTATATCATTCCAACAGGTGGTATTTCGGGAGGTATTGGTAACACAGTGCAGGCTCATATGGAACATCAGACGCCTTACAGCTTCCTTGTTTATCAGCAGGTTTACGACAGCGCCGGCAAACCAATGGAAGGCGTTTATGTAGACAGAAACGGTGACGGCGCAATAACCGAATCTGATAAGTATCTGTATAAATCTACCACGCCGGATGCTACTTTTGGTTTCTCAACCAGACTTAATTACAAAAACTGGGATTTCTCCACTTCACTTCGTGCAGTTTTAGGTAATTACGTGTACAACAACTTCGCTTCACAGTCGAATGTTCAAAGTATCGCAACGAACGATTATCTGCAGAACATTTCGAGCGTTGCAGCAAGTTATGGTTTCAAAAACGTTCAGTACTGGAGTGATATTTTCGTTGAAGATGCTTCGTTCTTAAGAATGGACAACCTTTCATTAGGATACAACTTCGGAGATATTTTCGGTACCAGCAGTAATCTTAGGGTTTATGGTATGGCGCAGAATGTATTTGTAATCACAGATTATTCAGGTGTGGATCCGGAAATCTTTGGAAATATCGATAATGGGTTTTATCAACGACCTAAAGTGTATTCATTAGGTTTAAACTTTCAATTTTAA
- a CDS encoding SusD, outer membrane protein: MKNFRITRNTIAAALLGLTLTVSSCVDDLRQEPVTEITAASLYKDFGNYKNLLAKLYGGLAVGGQSGGDGNGDIAGIDGGFSIYTRLLYTMQVVTTDEAVIGWNDGSLHEFHKMIWTPANEFSNAMYYRLYTEIAYCNEFIKNTTDEKLGENGITGENLNEAKAMRAEAKFLRAQAYYHLLDLYGNVPFVDETTFGTVPKQIKRAELFTYVEDQLKESEAELKAPKANEYGRLDKAAAWSLMARLYLNAKVYNGTERYADVIANCEKVIGAGYTINPSYANLFLADNHVNNPENIFSVVYDGQRTQTNGGTTFLVHAAIGGTMNAADFGVNGGWGGLRTTKAFVNKFEASDKRGRFHTDGQTLEINDLGNFNDGYAFIKYKNLKSNGTPGIHDNWVETDLPLYRLADIYLMYAEATLRGGGGNTATAIGYVNALRTRANASTISTINLDFILDERARELSWELTRRTDLIRFGKFTSSAYLWPWKGNAKDGIAVAEYRNLFPIPTNDLVVNPNLVQNPGY; this comes from the coding sequence ATGAAAAATTTCAGAATAACAAGAAATACCATTGCAGCAGCATTGCTGGGACTTACACTTACTGTGTCCTCCTGCGTTGATGATCTGCGACAGGAGCCTGTGACGGAGATCACGGCTGCGAGTTTATATAAGGATTTTGGCAATTATAAAAACCTGTTGGCAAAACTTTACGGAGGTTTGGCAGTGGGAGGCCAGTCCGGAGGTGACGGTAACGGAGATATCGCAGGAATCGACGGCGGTTTCTCAATCTACACGCGTCTGCTTTACACCATGCAGGTTGTAACAACCGACGAGGCTGTAATTGGCTGGAATGACGGTTCGCTGCACGAATTCCACAAAATGATCTGGACTCCTGCAAACGAATTCAGCAACGCGATGTATTACAGACTGTACACAGAAATCGCTTACTGCAACGAGTTTATCAAGAATACAACCGATGAGAAGTTGGGTGAAAACGGAATTACAGGTGAAAATCTAAACGAAGCCAAGGCAATGCGTGCCGAAGCTAAATTCCTTAGAGCACAGGCTTATTATCATCTTTTAGATTTATACGGAAACGTACCTTTTGTTGACGAAACTACTTTCGGAACCGTTCCTAAGCAAATTAAACGTGCGGAATTATTCACGTACGTAGAAGATCAGCTTAAAGAATCTGAAGCAGAACTGAAAGCTCCAAAAGCTAACGAGTACGGCAGATTGGATAAAGCTGCAGCCTGGAGTTTAATGGCGAGGTTATATCTTAACGCGAAAGTGTACAACGGAACTGAAAGATATGCGGATGTAATTGCAAACTGCGAAAAAGTAATCGGTGCAGGATATACCATTAATCCTTCTTACGCGAACCTTTTCCTTGCGGATAACCACGTGAACAACCCTGAAAATATCTTCTCAGTGGTTTATGACGGACAGAGAACGCAGACCAATGGTGGAACCACTTTCCTTGTTCACGCTGCAATCGGCGGAACGATGAATGCTGCAGATTTCGGTGTTAACGGCGGTTGGGGCGGTCTGCGTACAACGAAAGCGTTTGTTAATAAATTCGAAGCGAGCGATAAAAGAGGCCGTTTCCATACGGATGGGCAGACTTTAGAAATTAATGATCTGGGTAACTTTAATGATGGTTACGCTTTCATCAAATATAAAAACCTGAAAAGCAACGGCACACCGGGGATCCACGACAACTGGGTGGAAACAGATTTGCCGCTTTACAGACTTGCAGATATCTACCTGATGTATGCTGAAGCTACCCTTAGAGGTGGTGGCGGCAACACAGCAACCGCTATCGGTTATGTTAACGCACTGCGTACCAGAGCAAATGCTTCAACGATCTCTACCATAAACCTTGATTTTATCTTGGACGAAAGAGCGCGTGAGCTTTCCTGGGAACTTACCCGCCGTACAGACCTTATCCGTTTCGGCAAGTTCACCTCTTCAGCTTACCTGTGGCCTTGGAAGGGCAATGCAAAAGACGGAATTGCAGTTGCAGAATACCGTAACCTGTTCCCAATCCCTACTAACGATTTGGTTGTAAACCCGAATCTTGTACAAAACCCAGGATACTAA